The following proteins are encoded in a genomic region of Spirosoma sp. SC4-14:
- a CDS encoding RagB/SusD family nutrient uptake outer membrane protein gives MNYKHILVSLSCCLVFLTATNSCTKEYLEVQAIGATSESTLANKAGVNGLLVGAYSLLDGWGVPNTTYYFIGVSNWIYGGVTSDDAHTGTQASALPPMESVESYNYDPTMAPFNNKWIVLYAGVQRANDVLRVLAQVKDNSLTEAEALQIKAEATFLRAVYHFEAAKLWENVPYVDQTISYANGNYNVANTASVWSKLEADFKFAADNLSATKSDVGRANSWAAKAFLAKVYMFQDKYTDAKPLLDDIIANGVTASGTKYALVNFADNFNPLKKNSAESVFAVQMSIDQTYQNGNYGDALNFPMGGPATCCGAYQPSFSLVNSYKTDPNTGLPLLTSFNDSDITNDQGIESSAPFTPYAGTLDARLDWTVGRRGIPYLDWGNHPGKAWIRVQSVAGPYSPIKTIYYQAAQATTSLYSRWTSNNYTMIRFADVLLWAAEVEVEIGSLAKAQDYVNQVRARAANPAGWVKKYIDPTAPLKGYTTEPAANYKVGLYTDQFVANGKDFAREAVRFERKLELAMEGHRFFDLRRWDNGTGYMASTLNAYVQHETSIPGYDFTYMKGAMFTKGKNELYPIPQAQIDLSVVNGAPMLKQNPGY, from the coding sequence ATGAATTATAAGCACATACTTGTCAGCTTATCGTGTTGCCTGGTATTTTTAACAGCAACAAATTCCTGCACAAAGGAATACCTCGAAGTACAGGCTATTGGTGCCACCAGCGAATCGACGCTGGCCAACAAAGCGGGGGTTAACGGCCTGCTCGTGGGTGCCTACTCCCTCCTCGACGGTTGGGGGGTTCCGAACACTACCTATTATTTTATTGGGGTCAGCAACTGGATTTATGGGGGCGTCACCTCCGACGATGCCCACACGGGCACCCAGGCCTCAGCCCTGCCACCAATGGAGTCGGTAGAAAGTTATAACTACGACCCAACGATGGCTCCCTTCAACAACAAATGGATTGTGTTGTATGCGGGTGTGCAACGAGCCAACGACGTACTTCGGGTGCTGGCTCAGGTAAAGGACAACTCCTTAACCGAAGCCGAAGCCCTTCAGATTAAAGCCGAAGCTACATTTCTGCGGGCGGTCTATCATTTTGAAGCAGCTAAACTCTGGGAAAACGTTCCGTACGTCGACCAAACCATCAGCTATGCCAATGGGAACTACAATGTAGCGAACACGGCATCGGTCTGGTCGAAACTGGAGGCCGATTTTAAATTTGCCGCCGATAACCTCAGCGCTACCAAGTCGGATGTAGGGCGAGCCAATAGCTGGGCAGCCAAAGCGTTTCTGGCCAAAGTATATATGTTTCAGGATAAATATACCGACGCCAAACCGTTACTTGACGACATTATCGCCAATGGTGTAACGGCTTCGGGCACTAAATATGCGCTGGTCAATTTTGCCGACAACTTCAATCCGCTGAAAAAGAACAGTGCCGAGTCAGTTTTTGCGGTCCAGATGTCGATCGATCAAACCTACCAGAACGGCAACTACGGCGATGCACTCAACTTTCCAATGGGCGGCCCCGCCACCTGCTGCGGTGCCTATCAGCCGTCGTTTAGCCTCGTCAACTCCTACAAAACGGACCCCAACACGGGATTACCTCTGCTAACCTCATTCAACGATTCGGACATCACCAACGATCAGGGGATCGAAAGCAGTGCCCCCTTTACGCCCTATGCCGGCACGCTCGATGCACGACTCGACTGGACGGTTGGCCGCCGGGGTATTCCGTACCTCGACTGGGGAAATCACCCTGGCAAAGCCTGGATTCGAGTGCAATCGGTAGCGGGTCCGTATAGTCCCATCAAAACCATCTACTATCAGGCGGCTCAGGCAACAACGTCGCTGTATTCGCGCTGGACCTCCAACAACTACACCATGATTCGTTTTGCCGATGTGCTGCTGTGGGCGGCTGAAGTGGAAGTAGAAATTGGTTCGCTGGCCAAAGCACAGGACTATGTCAATCAGGTTCGGGCGCGGGCAGCTAATCCGGCTGGCTGGGTGAAGAAGTATATCGATCCCACGGCCCCATTAAAAGGATACACAACTGAGCCAGCAGCCAACTACAAAGTGGGTCTCTACACAGATCAGTTTGTGGCCAATGGTAAGGATTTCGCCCGTGAAGCCGTTCGGTTCGAGCGTAAACTGGAACTGGCAATGGAAGGCCACCGCTTCTTCGACCTGCGTCGCTGGGACAACGGCACTGGCTACATGGCCAGTACACTGAATGCCTATGTTCAGCACGAAACGTCGATACCGGGCTATGATTTCACCTACATGAAAGGAGCCATGTTTACGAAAGGAAAAAATGAACTCTATCCGATCCCACAAGCCCAGATTGACCTCAGTGTGGTGAACGGCGCACCTATGTTAAAACAAAACCCTGGATACTAA
- a CDS encoding DMT family transporter, translating to MNKSLVSWAILFFCNLIWAFHFTSIKLTQDQVGPYFTVWAPMLLATLFLAPFVIRDFRKGGKKLKDALIFVQLATLGAFPSQVLMTWGTQYSLASNAAILVMTLPIITAVFAFLILKEKMNTARWISFVIAILGVALCSTDDIKRVDLSSRYALGNVLIFLAILGNAYYNVGCKKVADRFTEMEMVFYTYLVMSILLTPLVLYYEPNTFARIPEFTTNTWIGMTSLTLFHNFLSMILFFKALKNLDATQVALSNYLITFMGLPIAAIWLGESLSKQAIIGGILVLVSTLILSIVDSKVQQKKMVNLNQEPAKL from the coding sequence ATGAACAAATCTCTTGTTTCGTGGGCCATCCTCTTTTTCTGCAACCTCATCTGGGCGTTTCACTTCACCAGCATCAAGCTAACCCAGGATCAGGTCGGGCCTTATTTTACGGTCTGGGCTCCCATGCTGCTGGCCACCCTCTTTCTGGCTCCGTTTGTTATCCGCGACTTTCGGAAAGGCGGAAAAAAGCTGAAAGATGCGCTGATTTTTGTGCAGTTGGCCACACTGGGGGCTTTCCCATCGCAGGTACTCATGACCTGGGGAACCCAGTATTCGCTGGCCAGCAATGCGGCCATTCTGGTCATGACACTGCCCATCATCACGGCCGTTTTCGCCTTTCTTATTCTGAAAGAGAAAATGAACACCGCCCGCTGGATCAGCTTCGTCATTGCCATCCTTGGGGTAGCGCTGTGCTCGACCGACGATATTAAACGGGTCGATTTAAGTTCGCGGTATGCGCTGGGCAACGTGCTGATTTTTCTGGCTATTCTGGGTAATGCCTACTACAACGTAGGTTGCAAGAAAGTGGCGGATCGGTTCACCGAAATGGAAATGGTTTTTTATACCTATCTGGTCATGTCGATTCTGCTGACTCCACTGGTGCTCTATTACGAACCCAACACCTTTGCCCGAATCCCGGAATTCACAACCAATACCTGGATCGGTATGACGTCGCTGACGCTCTTCCACAACTTCCTGTCGATGATTCTGTTCTTTAAAGCCCTGAAGAATCTGGATGCGACACAGGTCGCCTTATCCAACTACCTCATTACGTTTATGGGCCTGCCCATTGCGGCCATCTGGCTCGGCGAAAGCCTTAGTAAACAGGCCATTATTGGCGGCATACTCGTACTCGTCTCAACCCTTATCCTATCTATTGTCGATAGTAAAGTACAACAAAAAAAAATGGTTAATCTCAATCAAGAACCGGCAAAGTTATGA
- a CDS encoding mandelate racemase/muconate lactonizing enzyme family protein — protein sequence MTIIQSIKATEVIVPAKPGSLNSDEVIDSDSAFAKKFLTGERWTEFANQPKWIIQLTLANGLTGIGETYRSALGELLYEAMQQFVGQDVLKLNWRRLPVIDQRIYEAFESAVLDVVGKLLHVPVHQLLGGAYWEQIDCFGWTGRRTPEEAAQKAYEAMQKGHKAFKFKCSDDDPVRLWTEEIRKKCGDGIKILLDPNQRWTDVETTLRLMEGVDPSIMLGLEDPILHADVAGFKYLRETLGMPMYRHISLPYTQDIRDMIAFVRADAVDGYNINGSAYNSVLLAEIAHLEGKECWRGSEVDLGISETMGLHIAAASINCTLPSDLFGELVRTDDLIVEPIQFENGAALVPQGAGLGIELDYDALATYSTNQTLLAML from the coding sequence ATGACAATCATTCAATCAATAAAAGCCACCGAAGTTATTGTTCCTGCCAAACCCGGCAGTCTGAATTCCGATGAGGTGATTGACAGTGACTCGGCCTTTGCCAAGAAATTCCTGACTGGCGAACGCTGGACCGAGTTTGCCAACCAGCCCAAATGGATCATTCAGCTAACCTTAGCGAACGGCCTGACGGGCATTGGCGAAACCTACCGTAGTGCCCTGGGCGAACTCCTCTACGAGGCCATGCAGCAGTTTGTAGGGCAGGATGTACTGAAACTCAACTGGCGCCGATTACCGGTTATTGATCAGCGCATTTACGAAGCCTTCGAATCGGCGGTGCTAGATGTGGTAGGCAAACTGCTGCATGTGCCAGTCCACCAACTGCTTGGCGGAGCCTATTGGGAGCAAATCGACTGTTTTGGCTGGACGGGTCGCCGAACGCCGGAAGAGGCCGCACAGAAAGCCTACGAAGCCATGCAGAAAGGCCATAAAGCGTTTAAATTCAAATGCTCCGACGACGACCCGGTTCGACTATGGACCGAGGAAATCCGAAAAAAATGTGGCGACGGCATCAAAATTCTGCTCGATCCCAATCAGCGCTGGACGGACGTTGAAACAACCCTTCGGCTCATGGAGGGCGTAGACCCGTCTATTATGCTGGGCCTGGAAGACCCCATTCTACATGCCGATGTGGCCGGATTTAAATACCTGCGCGAAACACTGGGCATGCCGATGTACCGGCACATTTCGTTGCCTTACACCCAGGACATTCGCGATATGATTGCCTTTGTGCGAGCCGATGCGGTCGACGGCTACAACATCAACGGGTCGGCCTACAACTCGGTTCTGCTGGCCGAAATCGCCCATCTGGAAGGTAAAGAATGCTGGCGAGGTTCTGAAGTTGACCTGGGCATTTCCGAAACGATGGGGTTACACATTGCTGCTGCCAGTATCAACTGTACCCTCCCATCCGATCTGTTTGGCGAGCTGGTCCGTACCGACGATCTGATTGTTGAACCGATCCAGTTCGAGAATGGAGCCGCCCTCGTTCCGCAGGGAGCCGGACTAGGCATCGAGCTGGATTATGACGCACTGGCAACCTATTCGACTAACCAGACACTCCTCGCGATGTTATGA
- a CDS encoding Rid family hydrolase, with protein MRKIEIKHPDKAINTGAYSAGVLVGDLLFISGQGPLDLTTGDVKHGTIEEETLLTLSHIRAIVEAAGGTIDDIVKCTVHLEDIREFDRYDVAYGSFFTGIRPARTTVQSVLSDGIRIEIDAIARITAKQA; from the coding sequence ATGCGTAAAATAGAAATCAAGCATCCCGACAAAGCCATTAACACAGGCGCTTACTCGGCCGGTGTCTTAGTCGGCGATTTGCTGTTTATCAGTGGACAAGGCCCTCTGGATCTGACAACGGGCGACGTAAAACACGGTACCATTGAGGAAGAAACCCTACTGACCCTGTCGCACATTCGGGCAATTGTAGAAGCGGCCGGTGGCACCATCGATGACATTGTAAAATGTACGGTGCATCTGGAAGACATTCGGGAGTTTGATCGCTACGATGTGGCTTACGGCTCGTTCTTTACCGGCATTCGTCCGGCCCGCACCACGGTTCAGTCAGTTTTGTCGGATGGAATCAGGATCGAGATCGACGCCATTGCTCGTATTACGGCTAAACAAGCTTAA
- a CDS encoding 3-hydroxyacyl-CoA dehydrogenase family protein produces the protein MTTQTPKLPIGTVGLGLMGSSIATCILAAGHPVMSLVKELSQANEARDRILGFLHQLQDEGLLTELPETVLNRLTITDDVTLLRDYEVVIESIIENIEEKKSVYHRLETVLAPTAIIGSNTSAIPVTVLQNGLKHPERVLGIHWAEPAHITRFMEVICGNESDIQYAKQVVALAESWGKEPSLLRKDIRGFITNRIMYAMLREAFHLVENGYATIEDVDRSLRNDLGYWITFAGPFRFMDLTGIPAYLTVMNDLFPELSNATQTPKLMEELVAAGAKGVQNAQGFYPYTPESAQHWEEQFINFSYDIRKLAQRYSSTSANDSK, from the coding sequence ATGACGACGCAAACACCAAAACTACCAATTGGCACGGTTGGCTTAGGCCTGATGGGCAGCAGCATTGCTACCTGCATTCTGGCGGCTGGTCATCCCGTCATGTCGCTGGTGAAGGAGCTGAGTCAGGCCAACGAAGCCCGTGACCGAATACTGGGTTTTCTGCATCAGCTACAGGATGAAGGTTTGTTAACAGAATTGCCCGAAACCGTTCTGAATCGGCTGACGATCACCGACGACGTAACGCTCCTGCGCGATTATGAAGTGGTTATCGAGTCGATTATCGAAAATATCGAGGAGAAAAAAAGTGTCTACCACCGGCTGGAAACCGTTCTGGCACCCACGGCTATTATCGGCAGCAACACGTCGGCCATTCCGGTTACGGTGCTCCAGAACGGGCTGAAACATCCTGAGCGAGTATTGGGCATTCACTGGGCTGAGCCTGCACACATCACCCGCTTCATGGAAGTGATTTGCGGTAATGAGTCAGATATTCAGTATGCAAAACAGGTTGTGGCACTAGCCGAAAGCTGGGGTAAAGAGCCATCGCTTCTGCGGAAAGACATTCGTGGGTTCATCACCAACCGGATCATGTATGCCATGCTCCGCGAAGCCTTCCATCTGGTCGAAAATGGGTATGCCACCATTGAGGATGTAGACCGATCGCTTCGTAACGACCTGGGCTACTGGATCACCTTCGCCGGGCCGTTTCGGTTCATGGACCTAACGGGCATACCGGCCTACCTGACAGTGATGAATGATCTTTTTCCCGAACTCAGCAACGCAACCCAAACGCCCAAACTCATGGAAGAACTAGTGGCTGCGGGGGCGAAGGGAGTGCAAAACGCACAGGGTTTTTATCCGTACACACCCGAATCGGCGCAGCACTGGGAAGAGCAGTTCATCAATTTCAGCTACGACATTCGGAAACTTGCCCAACGCTATTCATCAACCTCTGCCAACGACAGTAAATGA
- a CDS encoding dihydrodipicolinate synthase family protein, producing the protein MTNPDNELFGVVPIIPTPFTETEEIDEEALRSLVDFAIDGGIRAACLPAYASEFYKLTDDEKLQVVRVAVNHAAGRMKVVAQSNHPSLKVAIRLAQANVEAGADVISLAVPRIFSLPESSIQEYLSAFFQAIPNTPVLIQDFNPGGSSISVDLIKRLMDEHPNFNYLKLEEPLCAPKFEQIIQATENKIGLFEGWGGLYMLELVPVGIRGVMPGLAVADILQKIFTLRSNGETTKAFELFEKVMPQIFFSLQNMELFHYAEKELLIARGVLSNSIARKAAYIPDPSSVSYIRELNNRILDLLNDENYAIRPVANSLIV; encoded by the coding sequence ATGACAAACCCAGACAACGAACTTTTTGGTGTAGTTCCCATCATTCCCACACCATTCACCGAAACGGAAGAAATTGACGAAGAGGCCCTTCGGAGTTTAGTCGACTTTGCCATTGATGGTGGAATCCGGGCTGCCTGCCTGCCCGCTTATGCCAGTGAATTTTATAAACTGACCGACGACGAAAAACTACAGGTGGTTCGGGTGGCGGTCAACCACGCTGCCGGTCGGATGAAAGTTGTTGCTCAGTCTAACCATCCATCACTAAAAGTAGCTATCCGATTGGCGCAGGCCAATGTAGAAGCAGGCGCCGATGTCATTTCGCTGGCGGTACCGCGCATTTTCAGCCTGCCCGAATCGTCTATACAGGAGTATTTGTCAGCGTTTTTCCAGGCCATTCCCAACACCCCCGTACTGATTCAGGATTTCAACCCCGGTGGTTCGTCCATCAGTGTCGACCTGATTAAACGGCTAATGGATGAGCATCCTAATTTCAACTACCTCAAACTGGAAGAACCCCTCTGCGCACCCAAATTTGAGCAAATCATTCAGGCCACCGAGAATAAAATTGGCCTCTTCGAAGGCTGGGGAGGGCTCTACATGCTCGAACTGGTACCGGTAGGCATCCGGGGTGTAATGCCGGGGCTGGCCGTAGCCGATATTCTCCAGAAAATCTTTACCCTGCGTTCCAATGGCGAGACAACCAAAGCGTTTGAACTGTTCGAAAAGGTAATGCCGCAGATCTTCTTCTCCTTGCAAAACATGGAACTGTTCCACTATGCCGAGAAAGAACTGCTCATCGCCCGAGGGGTTTTAAGCAACAGCATCGCCCGCAAGGCGGCTTACATCCCCGACCCTTCGTCGGTCAGCTACATACGCGAGCTTAACAACCGCATTCTGGATTTACTCAACGATGAAAACTATGCCATTCGCCCCGTTGCGAATAGCCTGATCGTGTAG
- a CDS encoding SDR family NAD(P)-dependent oxidoreductase has protein sequence MNDFNGQVVLITGAASGIGLAIAHKLLTDGAQVGLLDFNESALQKTFGKYGPDALSVGVDVTDEARVNDAILKVHAQFGKIDALINCVGITGITNVHSHEVSSENLHKVFHVNFMGSFYTSKAVLPLMLARNYGRILHIASIAGKEGNAGMLAYSASKAAVIAMAKVQGKEYAERGITVNALAPAVIQTPLVDAMPDAQVKYMTDKIPMKRCGTLNEAANLAAYIISPQNSFTTGFTFDLSGGRATY, from the coding sequence ATGAACGATTTTAACGGACAGGTAGTACTGATTACCGGAGCCGCTTCGGGGATTGGATTAGCCATTGCCCACAAATTACTGACCGATGGCGCCCAGGTTGGCCTGCTGGATTTTAATGAAAGTGCGTTGCAGAAAACCTTTGGAAAATATGGTCCCGATGCCTTATCTGTTGGTGTCGACGTTACCGACGAAGCCCGCGTGAACGATGCCATTTTGAAAGTCCATGCCCAATTTGGCAAAATTGATGCGCTGATCAACTGCGTAGGCATTACGGGTATTACGAACGTACACAGTCACGAGGTCAGCAGCGAAAACCTGCACAAAGTATTTCACGTGAATTTTATGGGTAGCTTTTATACCTCAAAGGCCGTGTTGCCGCTGATGCTTGCCCGCAATTACGGTCGGATTCTGCACATTGCGTCTATTGCCGGGAAAGAAGGCAATGCCGGAATGCTGGCTTACTCGGCCTCAAAAGCGGCCGTGATTGCAATGGCTAAAGTACAGGGAAAAGAATATGCCGAACGGGGCATCACCGTCAATGCACTGGCACCGGCCGTTATTCAGACACCGCTGGTTGATGCCATGCCCGACGCGCAGGTGAAATACATGACCGACAAGATTCCGATGAAGCGGTGCGGTACCCTCAACGAAGCGGCTAACCTGGCAGCCTACATTATATCGCCCCAAAACAGCTTTACCACTGGCTTCACCTTCGACCTGTCGGGAGGGCGAGCTACCTATTAA
- a CDS encoding beta-N-acetylhexosaminidase yields the protein MKRFWIIVFLISRLQGAAQAQQPPTLLPVPQSVQYGKGELPVHNLSVYIAPNAAADVVFALSEFSKFVSTQSGQPVKKSSSAATSTIRYTVNTSGHQLPGTDEIATRNTREQYTLSITAKGIDIAAETSTGLYYAVQTLRQLVQGQGRNAYFPVVTIRDQPRLAYRGVMMDFAHGGLLTVDEIKKQIDFLARWKTNQYYFYNEVSIQLDGFSTLNYKASYSQKQVRDIIAYARERHMDVIPFVNFYGHLHELVRNEKYASLGIGHYGHELDPRNPAVRTLLKNWIGQYTQLFNSPFIHVGFDETWETKRIASDSSTHLNPETLYIEQLSFVSSELKQHGKTLLAWTDMSLFYPNIISKFPKDVIPVIWEYSPDTTAIYQYLNPVLTEKKPFFIQPAVSGWGHIYPSSTYTYNNMDLCLQTGLRHNTLGYITSVWTDSVEPFVRASWLFMAYGCIAAWQGTAPNQATFTGAFASVLYPAQATDMQAAFDHLATAGTYLEKCLGKNTQSLPRGTLVESWSNPFSDYYLTITNQHQTDFEQVRKHTEEAQSRLISVLRQSTADSSYVNSLLVSARLINYSASRFLWAKAIVDRWNDAMLVKKNPDYVFYDLTYPCHSLLVDAMDETGELKQQYAQAWLSENMPYRLNTILGRFDVDFGLWRKLHLKLLDYKIQQKQGPARSFVQQFTPDF from the coding sequence ATGAAACGTTTCTGGATCATCGTCTTCCTCATTAGCCGGTTGCAGGGTGCGGCACAGGCCCAACAGCCCCCAACGCTGTTGCCTGTGCCACAGTCTGTGCAGTATGGAAAGGGTGAGTTACCGGTGCATAATCTGTCGGTATATATAGCACCCAACGCAGCGGCCGACGTTGTTTTTGCACTGTCCGAATTCAGTAAATTTGTTAGCACCCAATCGGGCCAGCCAGTTAAGAAAAGTTCGTCGGCCGCCACATCCACCATTCGTTACACGGTTAACACCTCAGGGCATCAATTACCCGGTACGGATGAAATTGCCACAAGAAACACCCGTGAACAGTATACACTGAGCATTACCGCCAAAGGGATCGACATCGCTGCCGAAACCTCAACAGGGCTCTATTATGCCGTTCAGACGCTCCGGCAGTTAGTACAGGGGCAGGGCCGCAATGCCTATTTTCCGGTTGTGACCATCCGCGATCAGCCCCGGCTGGCCTATCGGGGGGTGATGATGGATTTTGCGCACGGTGGATTACTTACGGTCGATGAAATTAAGAAACAGATCGATTTTCTGGCCCGCTGGAAAACCAATCAATACTATTTCTACAATGAGGTGAGTATCCAGCTCGACGGTTTTTCGACGCTGAACTACAAAGCCAGCTATTCGCAGAAGCAGGTTCGGGACATCATTGCCTACGCCCGTGAGCGGCATATGGACGTGATTCCGTTCGTGAACTTCTACGGTCATCTGCATGAGTTGGTACGGAACGAAAAGTACGCTTCGCTGGGCATTGGGCATTACGGACACGAACTCGACCCACGCAATCCGGCGGTTCGGACACTGCTTAAAAACTGGATCGGGCAGTATACGCAACTCTTCAACAGTCCGTTCATACACGTTGGCTTCGATGAAACCTGGGAAACCAAACGAATTGCCAGCGATTCATCGACACACCTCAATCCCGAAACGCTCTACATTGAGCAGTTGAGTTTTGTCAGTTCAGAACTGAAACAGCACGGCAAAACCCTGCTGGCCTGGACCGACATGAGCCTGTTTTACCCGAATATCATCAGCAAATTTCCGAAAGACGTAATTCCCGTCATCTGGGAATACTCGCCCGACACCACCGCCATTTACCAGTACCTGAATCCTGTTCTTACCGAAAAAAAGCCGTTTTTTATCCAGCCAGCCGTGTCGGGTTGGGGGCACATTTACCCGTCGTCGACCTACACCTACAACAACATGGATCTCTGCCTGCAAACCGGACTTCGGCATAACACCCTGGGCTACATCACGTCGGTCTGGACCGATTCGGTCGAACCCTTCGTGCGGGCATCGTGGCTGTTTATGGCTTACGGATGCATAGCAGCCTGGCAGGGCACTGCCCCCAACCAAGCTACCTTTACGGGTGCCTTTGCCTCAGTACTGTATCCGGCACAGGCCACCGATATGCAGGCGGCCTTCGACCATCTGGCCACGGCGGGAACTTACCTCGAAAAATGCCTTGGCAAAAATACCCAAAGCCTGCCCCGTGGCACGCTGGTCGAAAGCTGGTCGAATCCGTTTTCGGATTATTACCTGACTATTACCAACCAGCATCAGACCGATTTTGAGCAGGTCCGTAAACATACCGAAGAAGCGCAGTCCCGGTTGATTTCGGTACTGCGCCAGTCTACCGCCGATAGTAGCTATGTCAACTCGTTGCTCGTATCGGCCCGATTGATCAACTATTCGGCCAGCCGGTTTCTGTGGGCCAAAGCCATTGTCGATCGCTGGAACGACGCCATGCTTGTAAAGAAAAACCCGGATTATGTTTTTTACGATCTGACCTACCCATGCCATAGCCTGCTGGTTGATGCCATGGACGAAACGGGCGAACTCAAACAACAATACGCGCAGGCCTGGCTGTCGGAAAATATGCCCTACCGGCTGAATACGATATTGGGCCGTTTCGATGTTGATTTTGGTCTCTGGCGCAAACTGCACCTGAAACTGCTCGACTATAAGATTCAGCAAAAGCAGGGCCCGGCCCGGTCGTTTGTCCAACAATTTACCCCCGACTTTTAA
- a CDS encoding creatininase family protein has protein sequence MLFYASTYQTIQQVKTDTVVVLPLGAIEQHGPHLSVSTDTDIVTRMAQEVEKALPDTVLLCPTLPVGSSHHHLSFGGTLSLAPELYTQVVTNLVESLVMSGHQRIVLLNGHGGNITPVKQALAVLSKQFDASHQPTIALATYWEVGGKAFAGSAPMESPALSHACEYETSLMLHLFPEKVWMDRVERAQRPERNGYIGWEDDEPYRGVTVFKQTAFISSNGSSGEPQLGTAKKGKHLFDQALAGLIQFLESFKNWPLSENLTTKPCVK, from the coding sequence ATGTTGTTTTACGCATCCACCTATCAGACTATTCAGCAGGTAAAAACAGACACTGTTGTGGTGCTTCCCCTCGGAGCTATCGAGCAGCACGGCCCTCACCTGTCGGTTTCGACGGATACGGACATTGTTACCCGAATGGCCCAGGAAGTCGAAAAAGCCCTTCCCGACACCGTTCTGCTTTGCCCTACGCTACCGGTCGGCTCCAGCCACCATCACCTGTCGTTTGGCGGCACGCTAAGTCTTGCGCCGGAACTCTACACGCAGGTGGTAACCAATCTGGTTGAATCGCTGGTTATGAGCGGGCATCAGCGAATTGTGTTGCTCAATGGACACGGTGGCAACATCACCCCCGTCAAACAGGCATTGGCTGTTCTGAGTAAACAGTTCGACGCGAGTCATCAGCCAACCATCGCATTAGCTACCTATTGGGAAGTGGGTGGAAAAGCATTTGCAGGCTCGGCACCCATGGAAAGCCCGGCGCTGAGTCATGCCTGCGAATACGAAACCAGCCTGATGCTTCATCTTTTCCCCGAAAAAGTCTGGATGGATCGGGTAGAGCGGGCCCAGCGGCCCGAACGAAATGGCTACATCGGCTGGGAAGACGATGAGCCTTACCGGGGTGTTACGGTCTTTAAACAAACCGCCTTTATCTCCAGCAATGGCAGCAGTGGCGAACCCCAGCTTGGTACTGCCAAAAAAGGCAAACACCTGTTCGATCAGGCACTGGCTGGATTGATCCAGTTTCTGGAATCGTTTAAAAACTGGCCATTATCCGAAAACCTGACAACAAAACCATGCGTAAAATAG